From the genome of Sporomusa sphaeroides DSM 2875:
GGTGGAGTGCCGAGTGAACGTAAAGTAATTGATGTATATGTTTACCAGGGAAAGCGGCATTTAAACATAAAAGTAAGTGATCGTGGCTGTGGCATTCCTGAACTGTATAAAAGAAAGATATATCAGCGGGGCTTTTCGACTAAACGGGGAAGCCGTGGTGTCGGTTTATACCTTGTCAAGAAGGAAGTAGCTATGAGTGGAGGCAAAATAGCTATTCAATCTCAAGAAAACCAGGGGAGCATCTTCAGTGTAAAAATACCAATTCGAGAAAGATGAACCTTGAAGTTAAAGGAGGTAGAATGATGGCCATTGATGTTGTTATTTTGGAAGACGACCCAATGGTACTGGAACTTCACCGACAGTATATCAATCAGATAAAGGGGTTCAAGTTAGTAGGCCAGGCCTGTGACGGGAAAACCGGATTTGATCTTATTGCCCAGGTAAAACCGCAAATAGTCATTCTTGATGTCTACATGCCCGGTTTGAATGGGCTGGATTTACTGCGGCGGGTTAGAGCAACCGGTATCAATACCGATGTTATTCTGGTAACAGCTGCCCATAACTCAGAAACCATTCAGCAAGGGATACAGTATGGGGCTATTGATTATATCATCAAGCCCTTTACTTTCCAGCGTTTTAAAAAAGCGTTAAAAAACTATCAGGAATATATTCGCAAAATAAATAATATCCAGAACATGTCACAAAGAGATGTTGATATCTTAAAAGGCAATACTTCTAAAGAAAGAGGTGTAAACGATTTAGAAGATGTAAAAGAGAATATTCCCAAAGGGTTGGACAAAGCTACGTTAGATTTAGTTTTAGCAATTATTGAAAAGAAGACCGGATATTTCAGTGTTGCCGATATTTCCAAACTTGCCGGCATTTCCAGAGTCACAGTACGGCGTTATTTAAACTATCTGTGTGAAAGTCGATGTTTAAAGGGAATTTTATCTTATGGGCCTGTAGGCAGACCGCTGCATAAGTACATGAAAGATGATGCATTTTCTGCTAACGATTAACTGAACCTATATCAGAGTTTATATAAAAGAGTCAGTGCAGCAACAGGTAAAAGCTTGCTGCACTGACTCTTTTATATATTTAACAGAAAGGTGCCGGCACAAGGCCCGGCGCGGATGCCCATCACACAACGCTGAGCCGCTTGTGTGATGAATTTTAGTTACAAAAGTATCATTATTTACCATATAGTGGTAAAAAGACAAACAGGTCATTATAATTAGAACTGTAAGAAGCTTCCACTGACAACTATCTAGAGGAGGATAAGCAGACATGGCCATTACCCTATCCTTTAGAGTAGCAGATGCTATGCCGGAAGATGTTGGTCAGGGATATGTCCGTATCGACAATGACGAAATGGATAAACTTGAAGTTATTATTGGTGACATAGTAGAAATTCAGGGCAGAAAAACAACGGCAGCAAAAGTAGTCCCCTGCTTCACACAGTTTCGGAATAAAAACCTGGCACAGCTGGAATCCATCATTCGTGAAAATGCCGGAGTCGGCATTGATGAGCGGGTTACCCTGAAAAAGGCAGTGCGGCAACCGGCCCAAATAGTAGTCTTAAGTCCGCTTGATGTCAGCGTAGATTTTAGCGATGCTCAGGATATTCAGCATTTGGAGCGCATGTTAAACGGGTTGCCGGTGCTTATCGGCGACAAAGTGAAAGTGCGTTTGGCGGGGGCTCAGAATCAGTTTTTTACCGTTCTCGGAACAAACCCCCAAGGCCCGGTAATCATTAATACCGGTACAAAGCTTAAAGTTACCCGGGAGGATGCAACCGAAGACCGGAAGTTCCGGGCGTCATACGAAGATGTAGGCGGTTTGGACAAAGAACTGCAGCGTGTGCGGGAAATGATCGAACTGCCGCTTAAATACCCGGAAATCTTTCGCCACCTTGGTGTTGATGCTCCTAAAGGAGTGTTGCTTTATGGTCCGCCGGGCACGGGTAAGACACTGATGGCCCGGGCGGTAGCCAGCGAAACCAATGCCGCATTCCTGCATGTTAACGGCCCGGAAATTATTAATAAGTTTTACGGGGAAAGTGAAGCCCGCCTGCGGGAAATGTTTGAAACAGCACAGCGCCGGGCACCGGCCATCATTTTTATCGATGAGATTGATGCCATTGCTCCCAAACGTACCGATGTGATCGGCGATGTTGAAAAGCGGGTGGTAGCTCAGCTTCTGGCGCTAATGGATGGTTTAAAAAACCGGGGCCAGGTCATCGTAATCGGAGCCACTAATGTTCCCGACATGGTAGATCCGGCGCTCAGGCGGCCAGGACGCTTTGATCGTGAACTGTCAATCAATCCGCCAGATAGGCCTGGAAGATTACGAATATTGAAAATTCATACACGGGATATGACAACCGATTCAAATATTGACCTGGAAAAACTTGCTCAGATAACGCATGGTTTTGTCGGCGCCGATTTAGCTATTTTGTGTAAAGAAGCCGGGATGAATGCCGTAAGGCGCCTGCTGCCGCAAATCAACTTTATGTCCGGTATATCTGAAGAGGACTTGGCTGGTTTAAAGGTTAGCATGGATGATTTCTATAACGCATTTCGGGAAGTTGAGCCAACGGCCACCAGAGAATTTTTTTCCGACCGGCCTAATACCAAGTGGGAACAGGTCGGTGGTTTGGCAGATATCAAAGATAAATTACGGTCACTGGTAGAACTGCCTATGCAAAATCCGGAATTATTCAAAGAAGCGCGGTATGCTATGGCAAGAGGCATATTGCTTACCGGCAAACCGGGAACAGGCAAGACGCTCTTAGTCAGAGCACTGGCCGGCTCAAGTGAGGCACATTTCATAGCGGTGGATGCCGCTACCCTTAATTCACGGTGGTTCGGGGAAGCGGAAAAGGGACTCAGACTGATCTTTAAACGGGCAAAGCAAATTGCTCCCTGCATACTTTTCTTTGATGAAATTGATGCCTTAGCACCTGTGCGGGCCGTTTCGGACAGAAGCGGTGCCGATCGCTTGGTAAGCCAATTATTATTGGAAATGGACAGTCTGATGGATAATGCCAATGTTATCGTGCTAGCGGCTACCAACCGGCCTGATATGGTAGATCCCGCGCTTATGCGGCCAGGCAGATTTGATTTTATTTTGGAACTGCCGCTGCCGGAAAAACAGGAGCGCTGTGATATATTCAAAATTCATGCAAGCAAGCTGCCCTTAGCCGGCGATGTTGATATAGCCGTTTTAGCGGCAGCGACCGAGGGAGCCACAGGCTCCGATATTGAGGCTGTTTGCAAACACGCTTCGATGCTGGCTTTAAAAAGAGCAGTTAGTAGCATGCAGAACCAAGCCAAGCTATCTGGCAATTACCTGGTAACAGGTCAGGATTTTGGCAATGGTCTGCGACAAATAATTAAATAATGGCATGGATTGCTTATGGGGGTGATGATCAAAGAACGGTATCCCGGTCCTGACGGTCACCTATTAAGTTCAAAGAGTAAAAGGGGGAGAGACAATGACACTGGCAGTTGCTGTTGACGCCAAGATGCAGGAAGTTACTGTGTGGACGAGGGGTGTAACCTTGGCCAAGGAAGCCCGTGACACTGCTACTTTGCTTGCTAAAGCAGGTAGCCTGGAAGGTAAGTATCACCAGTTCTTTGACAATTATGTCGACCTGCCTGACCGGATTGGTGTTCCGGTTAAGAGTTATGCCCGCCTTAGTCCTGAGCCTATTGAGACCTTTTATGAGTATGAGAATTACCGTCCCGATATTGTTGTGCTGGCCGAAGAAACTTTGGTTAAAGGCAACGATGTATTAAAAGGCTGTAAAGAGGGCTGTGTTGTTGTAATTAATACCAAACGCGACATTAACAATTTAATTAAATGGTTGTCGCCAAAAGAAAATGTCAACAGGGTGAAAGCTGTTGCCGCCATTGACGCTGACGCTCTGGGCGCTGGCGTATTCCATACCTTCGATGGTACCGAAGGCTGTATTGATGATACCAAGATTGGCGCCGGCGTTGGTGCTGCTATGGCAGCTGCTGTTGCTAAAGCCAGCGGTATCGTTAAATTAGAAACCCTGCTTAAAATTGCTGAAAACAAAAAGGCGGTACAGCAAGGCTGGGACGCTGTTCAAGTAGTTGCCTTGTAAGACTGGTAAATTTTTAAGGAGGTGTAAACATGGCAAAAGTTTATAAACAAGTGCCCTTTGCGGCTATTGTTCCTTCCCCTCAGACAGAAAACGAGGGTATGATCACCGGTAACTGGCGGTTTCTCCGCCCGGTAGTTGATAAAAGTCAATGTACCGAATGCAAAACCTGTTATATTTACTGTCCTGATGCCTGTGTTAATTTTGCCGAAGACGACGGGGTCAGCTTTAATCTCAAGTATTGCAAGGGCTGCGGTATTTGCAGCAATGTTTGCCCGGTAGGGGCTATTAGCCGGGTGCCTGAACTTGATTTTGACGAATAAGGAGTGAATAAGATGCCGATTAAGAAAAGAGGTACAGGTTTAACTGCGGTTGCAGATGCTTGGCAGCTTGCTGATATTGATGTTTCAGCATCCTATCCTATCCGTCCGTATACAGCCGTTATGGCCGAATTGGCAAAACGGATTGCCGCCGGCACTATGCAGTGTGAAATGGTCCACGGCGAAGGTGAACACGCTCAGTTCAGTATTGCTCACGGCGCATCCATGGCCGGTGCTCGTGCCACTACCGGAAGCTCCGGTGTAGGTGTTACCTATGCTTTTGAAACCTATTCCCCCATCGCCGGCAGCCGCTGTCCGATTCAGGCGCTGGTCGGCGACCGCACCCTGGATCCTCCCGGCGACTTCGGTTCCGAGCATACAGACTGCTTAACCCTCCGTGACAACGGCTGGATTTATGGCTGGGCTGAGGACGCTCAGGAATCCTTAGACAATAGCTTAATGTATTTCCGGATTGGTGAAGATCCTGATGTTATGCTGCCGCAAATCGTAGCTATGGATGGCTACTTCGTAACTCACATTGCTCAGGATTATGAAATGCCTGATCAAGCGCAAGTGGATAAATTCCTGCCTAAATTTAATCCCAAATTCCGTCTTGATGTTAAGAATCCTGTAATTATGGGGCCGCAAATTGAGCCGGAAATGGGACCTCCCCTTGAATGGGACCGCCATATTGTCATGACCAAAGTAAAAGAGAAAATCGTGGAAGTAACCGAAGAGTTCGCTAAAGTATTTGGCCGTACCTATGCTCCGTTTGTTGAAGAATATATGACAGACGATGCTGATATGGTATTTGTGCTGCAAGGTGCTCATGCCATAACCTGTCGCAGTGCCATCAAATATCTCCGTGAAGCCGGCTATAAAGTTGGTTTGTGCAGACTTCGCTGGTTCCGTCCGTTCCCGGATGAGGCTCTTGCGCAAATTCTTCCTAAATTCAAGGTGGCTGGTGTTGTTGATACCGGTACTTCCTATGGTGCACCTTGCGCCGGTGGTGTTCTCTCAACAGAAGTAAAAGCAGCTATGTCCGAAGTTCCGGGCAAACCGCTTATTCAAAGCTTTACCTCCGGTTTGGGCGGCGAGACCATTACCCATGAAGAATTCTTTGCTATGGCTGAAATGATGAAGCAGACGCTGGCAGCCGGCAAAATTATTCAGGGCGGTACTTGGGTTAACTTCAATGATTATCATGAAGGCGCTTCCCAGATTAATGCTGCTAAAACTGAAGCTGCCCCCAGTAAATAATAAGGAGGAGTAAACGATGGCAGTTGCTGAATTAGTAAAATCAATTGCACGTACTACTGACCTAGTGGACACGTATGTTCCTGGTCACCGTACCTGTGCTGGTTGCGGTCCGGCTCTTGGTTATCGTCTGGTAGCCAAAGCTGCCGGAAAAAATACAATCTTCATTGGCCCAACTGGTTGCATGTATGTGGCAAATACCAGTTATGCCTGTGGTCCCTGGGCTGTGCCCTGGACTCATGCGCAAATCACTAACGGTGGCGCGGTTGCCTCCGGTATTGCCGAAGCTTTCCGGATGATGATTAAAAAGGGGAAGATTCAGGACGAATATCCTAACATCATCGTCATGGCCGGTGACGGCGGTTGTTCCGACATTGGTCTTCAGGCCATGTCTGCTATGTTCTATCGCGGGCATAAAGTTCTCTGCGTAATGTATGATAATGAGTCTTATGCCAACACTGGCATTCAGGTTTCGCCGTCCACTCCTTATGGTGCTACCACCATGTTCACTCCGGCTGGCCCGGCAATACCTGAAGCGAAAAAGCATCACATGAAAGACCCGATGCCGATATTCTGCGCCGGTGGCCATCCATACCTTAAGTATGGTGCAACGGCTTCCATTGCCCATCCGATTGACCTCATGAACAAGGTGCGCAAAGGTCTTGCTCAAGATGGTCCGGCGTTTATTCATTTGCATGTTCCCTGTCCTAAAGGCTGGAGCTTCCCGGCTGAGCGCACTATTGAAATTGCCAAATTGGCTATTGAGACTGGCATGTGGAACCTGTATGAAGTTGAAAATGGCGATTGGGCAAATAAGAAATTTGGTGCTATGCCGAAAAAACTCCGGCCGGTTGACGAGTATCTCCAAACCCAGAAACGTTTCGCCCATCTGCAGCCTGAGCATGTGGCCGAAATTCAAAACTTCGTCAATAACCGTGCAAAAATGCTTGGCATGGAAGTTCCGCTTCCACCTGCTAAGTAAGCTAGCTTAATAAATATATGATAGCAATGGCATGAACATGCTAGTCCCTGGTTCCTTCATGAACAAAAGGAACCAGGGACTTAGTAATGTATGTTGCCGTGGCTCACATAATTGGGCGAAGGATTCTGGAAGGAGGCTCGGTTGTATGGATAAGGGGGTTGCCTTAACCTTTACGAACTGGATACTAGCTTTCCTACCGATTTTAGTCTTGCTTTCCACCATTTTACTATTTAACTGGGGTGCGCCAAAATCAGGAGCCGTCTCCTGGTTCACGGCAGTTGCCATTGGCCTCTTAGCCTTTGGCGGCGACCTGCGTCTGCTGGCTTTGGCCAATAGTAAAGGGATGGCGATGTCGCTGTATGTGCTCTTAATTATCTGGGGGGCCGTTTTTCTCTATAACTTTGTGGAGAAGAATGGTGCCATCAAAGTAATTGGCGACACTATGATCAAAGTAACGGAAGAAAAATTATTGCAATGTTTACTGATGTCATGGTGTTTTGCCAGCTTTATGCAGGGTATTGCCGGCTTTGGCGTACCAGTTGCAGTTGTTGCTCCCATTATGCTGGTTATGGGTTTTAAGCCGGCTGTTGCGGCTGCTACCTGTCTGGTCGGACACTCGTGGTCGATTAGCTTCGGCTCCATGGGTTCGTCCTATTATACCATCCAGCTGGCAACTAAGATTCCCGGGGAGGTTATCGGTCCCTGGATGGCCATTTTGTTTGCTGTGCCTATTTATGCCACAGGCCTTGCTGTTTGCCATATTTACGGCGGTTTCCCCGCTGTGAAAAGAGGCATGCCGGCGGTGCTGATAACAGGTACGGTAATGGCTTTTATGTGCTGGGTCATGAACAAGCTGGGGGCAGCCCAGCTGGCTACTTTAATTCCGGCACTGTTGGGCTGTGGTACGATGGCTATACTGGCCAAAACCATCTATCGTCACGAAGCTGACGGTACTCAGCAGGAGGACGCAGTACCGTATATGGGATTTAACCTGGCGTTCTCCCCCTATTATATTTTAATTGCCTTATGTATCATGACGCAGATTAAATCGATTGCGCAAATTTTCTCTTCCTTTACCTGGGGTCTCAACTATCCGGCAATGACGACTGCTGCCGGTTACGCTATAAAAGCCGAAAAAATGTATTCAAAAATTAACATTTTTTCTCATCCGGCACCGCTCTTGCTATTTGCCGCCTTTTGTGCCTTCCTTATTTTCAAGGCGGCAGGCAAGTGGAAACCGGGTGCCTTTGGCGGAGCTCTTCAGGCTACTATTTCCCAATGTGTTCCCACCAGTATTGGCATAACTACCATGGTTATGATGGCTTTAATCATGAACGACACCGGAATGACCAGCCTGCTGGCACAAGGGATAGCTAACTCGACAGGCGCTCTGTTCCCCATATTCTCGCCGTTTATCGGGGTGCTGGGAGCATTTCTTACCGGCAGCAACACCAACTCTAATGTTATGTTTGGCGCCTTGCAATATGAGACCGCCAAAGTGCTGGGGATCAGTTCGGTCATCACCTGCGCCGTGCAGTCTGTCGGCGGTTCGGTAGGCTGCTCTATTGCTCCTTCAAAAGTACTGATCGGTTCAGCAACTGTTGGTCTGGACGGTCGCGAAAGCGAAGTAATGAACCGGACAATACCTTATTGCATACTCATTTCGCTGCTTGTGGGCATCAATGCCTGGATATTTGCCTACATGCTATTTAAAGATCTTCCCTAGGTCAATAAATTTGCGAAATACAAAGGAGGTATTGTAATGAATACAACAAATCCTGCGCCGAATACCAACCCTAATATCGCGATTCCGCCGGTATCATGGCGGAAAAAATATCGTGCTCCGCTGATGAATGCAGCCTTCTGGGGATTTTGGCTGGGCTTTTATCTATCCTACGAAGGCGGCATCAGCAGTAACAGTGCACTGGTTGGTTTGTCGTATGTGATATTCACTTTGGCCTGTCTGGTTCCCCTGGTTACTAAAAAGTAGATAGCAGGAAAATGCCGTTTTTGCGGCATTTTCCCATTTTAATCCTAAACAAGGAGGAGCGTATATGCCAAACAGTTTGCCGGAAAAAGAAAGTTGTGAAAAAACAACAGCCTCCTGTGAACATCTGGTTTCGTCCTGTGAAGCCTATTGGCGCAAAATGAACTCAGGCGGAAGATGCGGGGTACCAATCCCCGCTGTATCAGAGTGTTTTTGGGCGTTGGTTGGTTCATTTGCCGGTATCGGTATTGTTACCTACCTTGCTTTTATCCAGGAAATTCCTGTTTTAGTAGCATCTTTAGGTGCATCAGCCTGTCTCATTTACGGTGCGCCGGCGGCTCCGTTTGCGCAGCCGCGCAATGCCATTGCCGGACATATACTTTCAGCCATTATCGGGGTTACCGTTTACCAGGTGGCAGGTTGTTACTGGTATACGGCAGCTCTTAGTGTCGGCATTGCGGTAGCGGCAATGGTAGGGACAAGGACCGTCCACCCGCCGGCCGGCGCTACGGCCTTAATTGCTGTAGTTACCCGGCAGGATTGGCTATTTCCACTAATGCCTGTAGGTGTAGGTATCGGTATTTTAGTAGTTGTCGGGCTACTGGTGAATAATTTGGCCGCCAAACGGCAGTATCCGAATTATTGGTGGTAGGTATGGAACCGGTATTGTTTGGCTGCCGGTTTCTTACTCAGTACTATAAGCAACTGCCAT
Proteins encoded in this window:
- a CDS encoding response regulator, which codes for MMAIDVVILEDDPMVLELHRQYINQIKGFKLVGQACDGKTGFDLIAQVKPQIVILDVYMPGLNGLDLLRRVRATGINTDVILVTAAHNSETIQQGIQYGAIDYIIKPFTFQRFKKALKNYQEYIRKINNIQNMSQRDVDILKGNTSKERGVNDLEDVKENIPKGLDKATLDLVLAIIEKKTGYFSVADISKLAGISRVTVRRYLNYLCESRCLKGILSYGPVGRPLHKYMKDDAFSAND
- a CDS encoding CDC48 family AAA ATPase, producing the protein MAITLSFRVADAMPEDVGQGYVRIDNDEMDKLEVIIGDIVEIQGRKTTAAKVVPCFTQFRNKNLAQLESIIRENAGVGIDERVTLKKAVRQPAQIVVLSPLDVSVDFSDAQDIQHLERMLNGLPVLIGDKVKVRLAGAQNQFFTVLGTNPQGPVIINTGTKLKVTREDATEDRKFRASYEDVGGLDKELQRVREMIELPLKYPEIFRHLGVDAPKGVLLYGPPGTGKTLMARAVASETNAAFLHVNGPEIINKFYGESEARLREMFETAQRRAPAIIFIDEIDAIAPKRTDVIGDVEKRVVAQLLALMDGLKNRGQVIVIGATNVPDMVDPALRRPGRFDRELSINPPDRPGRLRILKIHTRDMTTDSNIDLEKLAQITHGFVGADLAILCKEAGMNAVRRLLPQINFMSGISEEDLAGLKVSMDDFYNAFREVEPTATREFFSDRPNTKWEQVGGLADIKDKLRSLVELPMQNPELFKEARYAMARGILLTGKPGTGKTLLVRALAGSSEAHFIAVDAATLNSRWFGEAEKGLRLIFKRAKQIAPCILFFDEIDALAPVRAVSDRSGADRLVSQLLLEMDSLMDNANVIVLAATNRPDMVDPALMRPGRFDFILELPLPEKQERCDIFKIHASKLPLAGDVDIAVLAAATEGATGSDIEAVCKHASMLALKRAVSSMQNQAKLSGNYLVTGQDFGNGLRQIIK
- a CDS encoding oxalate oxidoreductase subunit delta; the encoded protein is MTLAVAVDAKMQEVTVWTRGVTLAKEARDTATLLAKAGSLEGKYHQFFDNYVDLPDRIGVPVKSYARLSPEPIETFYEYENYRPDIVVLAEETLVKGNDVLKGCKEGCVVVINTKRDINNLIKWLSPKENVNRVKAVAAIDADALGAGVFHTFDGTEGCIDDTKIGAGVGAAMAAAVAKASGIVKLETLLKIAENKKAVQQGWDAVQVVAL
- a CDS encoding 4Fe-4S binding protein, which produces MAKVYKQVPFAAIVPSPQTENEGMITGNWRFLRPVVDKSQCTECKTCYIYCPDACVNFAEDDGVSFNLKYCKGCGICSNVCPVGAISRVPELDFDE
- a CDS encoding oxalate oxidoreductase subunit alpha, translating into MPIKKRGTGLTAVADAWQLADIDVSASYPIRPYTAVMAELAKRIAAGTMQCEMVHGEGEHAQFSIAHGASMAGARATTGSSGVGVTYAFETYSPIAGSRCPIQALVGDRTLDPPGDFGSEHTDCLTLRDNGWIYGWAEDAQESLDNSLMYFRIGEDPDVMLPQIVAMDGYFVTHIAQDYEMPDQAQVDKFLPKFNPKFRLDVKNPVIMGPQIEPEMGPPLEWDRHIVMTKVKEKIVEVTEEFAKVFGRTYAPFVEEYMTDDADMVFVLQGAHAITCRSAIKYLREAGYKVGLCRLRWFRPFPDEALAQILPKFKVAGVVDTGTSYGAPCAGGVLSTEVKAAMSEVPGKPLIQSFTSGLGGETITHEEFFAMAEMMKQTLAAGKIIQGGTWVNFNDYHEGASQINAAKTEAAPSK
- a CDS encoding oxalate oxidoreductase subunit beta, with the protein product MAVAELVKSIARTTDLVDTYVPGHRTCAGCGPALGYRLVAKAAGKNTIFIGPTGCMYVANTSYACGPWAVPWTHAQITNGGAVASGIAEAFRMMIKKGKIQDEYPNIIVMAGDGGCSDIGLQAMSAMFYRGHKVLCVMYDNESYANTGIQVSPSTPYGATTMFTPAGPAIPEAKKHHMKDPMPIFCAGGHPYLKYGATASIAHPIDLMNKVRKGLAQDGPAFIHLHVPCPKGWSFPAERTIEIAKLAIETGMWNLYEVENGDWANKKFGAMPKKLRPVDEYLQTQKRFAHLQPEHVAEIQNFVNNRAKMLGMEVPLPPAK
- a CDS encoding L-lactate permease translates to MDKGVALTFTNWILAFLPILVLLSTILLFNWGAPKSGAVSWFTAVAIGLLAFGGDLRLLALANSKGMAMSLYVLLIIWGAVFLYNFVEKNGAIKVIGDTMIKVTEEKLLQCLLMSWCFASFMQGIAGFGVPVAVVAPIMLVMGFKPAVAAATCLVGHSWSISFGSMGSSYYTIQLATKIPGEVIGPWMAILFAVPIYATGLAVCHIYGGFPAVKRGMPAVLITGTVMAFMCWVMNKLGAAQLATLIPALLGCGTMAILAKTIYRHEADGTQQEDAVPYMGFNLAFSPYYILIALCIMTQIKSIAQIFSSFTWGLNYPAMTTAAGYAIKAEKMYSKINIFSHPAPLLLFAAFCAFLIFKAAGKWKPGAFGGALQATISQCVPTSIGITTMVMMALIMNDTGMTSLLAQGIANSTGALFPIFSPFIGVLGAFLTGSNTNSNVMFGALQYETAKVLGISSVITCAVQSVGGSVGCSIAPSKVLIGSATVGLDGRESEVMNRTIPYCILISLLVGINAWIFAYMLFKDLP
- a CDS encoding HPP family protein, translated to MPNSLPEKESCEKTTASCEHLVSSCEAYWRKMNSGGRCGVPIPAVSECFWALVGSFAGIGIVTYLAFIQEIPVLVASLGASACLIYGAPAAPFAQPRNAIAGHILSAIIGVTVYQVAGCYWYTAALSVGIAVAAMVGTRTVHPPAGATALIAVVTRQDWLFPLMPVGVGIGILVVVGLLVNNLAAKRQYPNYWW